TTATGTCGTCTATGCGATTCATCTATTCCGCATTGGACATACTCAACCGTTCATCTTTCACACCTTGATTGCCATCGCCCTATTTGGCATCATCCACATTGGACGCAAACGAACCCCCGAACATCATTCTTGATGGCGGGGGTTCGTTATTTTATTCGGATTGCTTCAGCGGAAAATCGACCGCCTGCGCCTCCGGTAATGAGTCAGAGAGTTTGAGTAACACTTCTTCTGACACATCACCCGTCAAAACGATGAGCTTGCCTTGATTCAGATAAAACAAGCCTCTCCCTTCCGGTTGATCCAAGCGATACCGCTCATTTGAAACGTCACGCCGCTCAATCAATTCTCCGTCAGCCACACTGGACGCATCAGTCGACAAAATCGTGATGCGCTGCGTCTCATCATACAACGTCCACATCTCCACCGGTCGCTCCAGCTGATCCATCTTGAGGTGGGCGACAAAGAGCTCCTCTTCGGACAGATCCAACCCGTGACGGACTTTTACGGCCGTCTCGGGAATCGTAATATTTTGGATGCCATGCAACACCCATTCCTCGCCCCGCGAATAGTTGAACACGCCAAACGCATCGTCGCGGTTTGGTAACTGGATGGCGATGAGCCCGAGGTCATCGATGACCATTTCATAGAAGACGCCGTCTCTCGACGGTCGTTCGGACGTGCCATCCGTATATTGAAGCGTGTATTGGGCCGTGACCGCATCGAGTAGTCGAACAGTCCCTTTCGGCACGTCCTCGATGATCGAACCGAACACTTCTTTCGCCGTCGTTTCCTCAACATCGGAAACGGATGAATCCATCTCTTCTTTGTTCACGCTAACCGTGATTTTTGATTCCATCGGTTCGATCGGTTCAGCTCGTTCCGCCACACACCCACTCAATCCCACCACAGCCAAACCTAACATCATTCCGATTCGTCTCATGTCACACCACCTTTATATCGTCTCCTCTCCTAAATTCCACCAAACGACAAAAAAACCTTCTTCGGAGAACAAGTCTCCAAAGAAGGTTGATTCATTATTTACGCAACTCTTCCAAACGGGCACGGACTGCGTCACGCTTGTCGAGGTAGTCTTTCTCTTTCGCCTTCTCTTCGTCGATGACGTGAGCCGGCGCCTTGCCAGTGAAGCCTGGGTTGCCGAGTTTCTTCTGAACACGCTCGACTTCCTTCTCGTACTTCGCCACTTCTTTCTCAAGACGGGCGATTTCTTCCTCGAAGTTGATGAGGTCGGCGAGTGGGATGAACAGTTCCGCACCCGTCATGATGGCCGACATCGACTTATCAGGAGCCGCCAAGCCGCGTCCGATTTCGAGCTCGGTCGCGTTCGTGAACTTGCCGATCGTCGCTTCGTTTTCGCTCAAGTAACCTTGTGTCGTGTCGTCACTTGTCGCGATGAAGAGCTGAATCGGTTTCGACATCGGGGCGTTCACTTCCGAACGAATGTTACGGACCGAACGGATGACGTTCATGACCGCTTCGAACGCTGGTACCGAGTCCGCGAAGTGGAGCTCGTCGCGACGTGTCGGGTAGCTCGCACGGACGATCGAGTCGCCTTCGTGCGGCAAGTGCTGCCAGATTTCCTCTGTGAGGAACGGCATGAACGGATGCATGAGACGCATGATCGAGTCGAGCGTGTAGGCGAGCACTGAACGTGTCGTCGCTTTCGCCGCCTCGTCCTCACCGTAGAGCGTGAGTTTCGCCATCTCGATGTACCAGTTACAGAACTCTTCCCAAATGAAGTTGTACAAGTAACGACCGGCTTCGCCGAACTCATACTTGTCGACGAGACGCGTCACTTGGTCGATCGTGTCGTTCAAGCGTGTGAGAATCCACTTGTCGGCGAGCGTCTTCTCACCTGACAAATCGATATCCTCATACTTCATGCCGTCCATGTTCATGAGGGCGAAACGGCTCGCGTTCCAAATCTTGTTCGCGAAGTTCCATGTCGATTCGATCTTCTCCCAATAGAAGCGAAGGTCGTTCCCTGGTGTCGATCCTGTGAGGAGGAACCAGCGGAGCGAGTCCGCGCCGTATTGGTCGATGACTTCCATCGGGTCGACGCCGTTACCGAGCGATTTCGACATTTTCCGGCCTTCCGAGTCGCGGATGAGACCGTGGATGAGCACGTCGTTGAACGGCTGCTTCCCAGTGAACTCGAGCGATTGGAAGATCATGCGCGATACCCAGAAGAAGATGATGTCGTAACCCGTGACGAGCGCGCTCGTCGGGAAGTAACGTTTGAAGTCTGCTGAATCCGTGTCCGGCCAGCCCATCGTCGAGAACGGCCAGAGCGCTGACGAGAACCATGTGTCGAGCACGTCTTCGTCTTGGTGCCAGTTCTCACTGTCCGCCGGTGCTTCTTTACCTACATAGACTTCACCCGTCTCATTGTGGTACCACGCCGGGATGCGGTGGCCCCACCAGAGTTGACGGCTGATACACCAATCGCGGATGTTCTCCATCCAACGGAGGTATGTGCCTTCGAACCGCTCTGGGACGAAGTTGACTTTCGTATCGTCATGTCCTTGAGCTTCGAGCGCTGCTTTCGCGAGCGGCTCCATGTCGACGAACCACTGTTTCGAAAGATACGGCTCGATGACTGCGCCTGAACGTTCCGAGTGGCCGACCGAGTGCGTGTGCGGCTCGATCTTGACGAGCGTGCCGTCCGCTTCCAAATCTTTCACGAGTTGCTTGCGGCATTCGAAGCGGTCGAGCCCTTCGTACTTGCCGGCGTTCTCGTTCATCTTGCCGCCTTCGTCCATGACGAGGATGCGCGGGAGCTCGTGGCGGTTCCCAATCTCAAAGTCGTTCGGGTCGTGCGCCGGTGTGATCTTGACGCAACCTGTACCGAACTCCATGTCGACGTAGTCGTCGGCGACAATCGGGATCTCACGGTTCATGACCGGAAGCATGATCGTCTTGCCGACGAGGTGCGCGTAACGCTCATCTTTCGGGTTGACGGCAACGGCTGTATCGCCGAGCATCGTCTCCGGACGCGTCGTCGCGATCTCGATGTGGCCTGATCCGTCAGCGAGCGGATACTTCATGTGGTAGAATGCGCCTTCGACTTCTTGGTAGATGACCTCGATATCCGAGACGGCCGTCTTTTGTGCCGGGTCCCAGTTGACGATGTACTCGCCGCGGTAAATCAAGCCCTTCTCATAGAGACGGACGAATACTTCCTGGACCGCTTTCGAGAGTCCTTCGTCGAGCGTGAAGCGCTCACGTGAGTAGTCGAGACCGAGACCAAGTTTTGACCACTGGGCACGGATTGTGTCGGCGTACTCGTCTTTCCATTCCCACGTCTTCTCGAGGAACTTCTCGCGTCCGAGGTCGTAACGCATGATGCCGTCCTCACGGAGCTTCTGTTCGACTTTCGCTTGGGTCGCGATACCGGCATGGTCCATCCCTGGGAGCCAGAGGACGTCATAGCCTTGCATGCGCTTGAGGCGCGTCAATAAGTCTTGGAGCGTCGTGTCCCACGCGTGTCCGAGGTGAAGTTTCCCCGTTACGTTCGGTGGCGGGATGACGATCGTGTACGGCTGTTTTGAATCGTCCTCGTCTGCTTTGAATACGTCGTTCTCTAACCAGTAGTCATACCATTTCGCTTCCGTCGCACTTGGATCGTACTTCGTCGGCATGGTGATTTCGTTTGTCTCGTTGGCCATATGCCCAACCTCCTCTAATAATGTGGACAAAAAAACGGCTACTCTCGTCCTTAACGCTAAGGACGAAAGAAGCCGTATCTTCCGCGGTACCACCTTAGTTCGCCAACAGGTGGCGCCCTCAAAATCGAATAACGGTCGATGGACCGGACCTTCCTACTTCGTTCAAAAGGTCAGCTCCGAGGCGACTTCCGCACCATCCTTCGCGGCCTCGCACCAAGCGGCCGCGTCTCTGAAAAAGGATGTTGATTGCGTACTATTCCTCATCGTAGCTTTTGTTCGTATCTGTTAAACAATTGTAGCGACAGAAGATGTTTCCGTCAAGATTACAATGAAAACTCTTGTTGCAGCTCTTTGAACGTCGCGTCGACCGCTGCGAGCGTCAAGTCGATATCTTCGTCCGTGTGCACGGTCGAGAGGAACAAGCCTTCGAACTGTGACGGTGGCAAGAACACGCCGCGCGCCGCCATCTTCTGATAGTAAGCACGGAACAAGTCGAGGTTCGCCGTCTTCGCCTTCTCGAAGTTCGTCACTTTCTCGTTCGTGAAGAAGAATCCGAACATCGAGCCAGCCCGGTTCGTGTCGTGCGGGATGTTATACTTTTCGGCCGCTTTCGTGTAGCCTTCGGCGAGACGGTCCGCTTTGCGTTCGAACTCGGCGTAGTGCTCAGGCTTGAGTTGCGACAGCGTCGTGTAGCCGGCGATCATCGCGAGCGGGTTCCCCGAGAGCGTCCCCGCCTGGTAAATCGGTCCTTGCGGCGCGATTTTTTCCATGATCTCGCGTTTCCCGCCATAGGCACCGACCGGAAGGCCGCCGCCGATGACTTTTCCGAGGCACGTCAAATCCGGCGTCACGCCGAAGTAACCTTGGGCACAGTTGTAGCCGACCCGGAACCCGGTCATGACCTCGTCAAAGATGAGGAGCGCGCCGTATTGTTCCGTGATCTCGCGGAGTCCTTCAAGGAATCCAGGTTGCGGTGGCACGAAGCCCATGTTGCCGGCCGCCGGTTCGACGATGACCCCAGCGATGTCGTCACCGAACTTCTCGAACGCGACGCGAAGGGCATCCAAGTCGTTGTACGGCACCGTGAGCGTCTGGCTCGCCAAGTCTTTCGGTACGCCCGGCGAGTCCGGGAGACCGAGCGTCGCGACGCCCGAACCGGCCTTGATGAGGAGCGAGTCGCCGTGACCGTGGTAGCAGCCTTCGAACTTCAAGATTTTCGTCTTGCCCGTGTAGCCGCGTGCGAGGCGGAGTGCCGCCATCGTCGCTTCCGTACCCGAGTTGACCATGCGCACCATCTCGATTGATGGGACGCGCTCGATGACGAGCTCGGCCATTTTCGTCTCAAGCTCGGTCGGCGTCCCGAACGTCCAGCCTTTCTCGGCTTGCTCTTGAATCGCCTTCGTGACGACAGGGTCGCGGTGGCCGAGGATGAGTGGTCCCCATGAGAGGACGTAATCGATATATTCGTTGCCATCGATGTCGTAGACGCGTGAACCTTCACCGCGTTCAGCGAAGATTGGCGTCATGCCGACTGATTTATAGGCACGGACCGGGCTGTTTACCCCGCCCGGCATGAGCGGACGTGCTTGTTCGAACGCCGCTTCTGAGCGTGTTTGTTTGTAGGTCATGCGTAGTCTCCTTCCAAATAGCGACAGACATCTTTTGCGAAATACGTGACGATGAGGTCCGCACCGGCCCGTTTGAAGCCGACCATCGTCTCCATGACGATGCGTTGCTCATCGACCCAGTCGTTTAGAGCAGCCGCTTTGACCATGGCGTACTCTCCGCTCACGTTATACGCCACGATCGGCATATCGAGCGAATCGCGCATGTCACGGATGATGTCCATGAACGCGAGCGCTGGTTTGACGATCATGAAGTCGGCGCCTTGCTCGACGTCCGATTGTGATTCACGGAACGCTTCACGGCGGTTGGCCGGGTCCATCTGATAGCCTTTGCGGTCGCCTTCACCAGGTGCCGATTGAGCTGCGTCACGGAACGGTCCGTAGTACGCCGATGCGTACTTGACGCCGTAACTCATGATTGGGATATGGTTGAATCCGTTCTGGTCGAGCCCTTCACGGATGGCGGCGACGAAGCCGTCCATCATCGAGCTCGGTGCGATGATGTCAGCGCCTGCTTGCGCTTGCGTGATGGCCGTCTGGACGTGAAGCGGTAGCGACGCGTCGTTATCGACGTCACCGTTCTTCACGATGCCACAGTGGCCTGTCGACGTGTATTCACATAGGCATGTGTCCGCGATGACCGTGAGCTGTGGCGCCCACTCTTTCACTTTACGGATCGCTTCTTGGACGATGCCGTGGTCATGATACGCTTCCGTACCTTCCGGGTCTTTATGTTCCGGCACGCCGAACAAGAGCACCGATTGAAT
This sequence is a window from Exiguobacterium mexicanum. Protein-coding genes within it:
- a CDS encoding valine--tRNA ligase, giving the protein MANETNEITMPTKYDPSATEAKWYDYWLENDVFKADEDDSKQPYTIVIPPPNVTGKLHLGHAWDTTLQDLLTRLKRMQGYDVLWLPGMDHAGIATQAKVEQKLREDGIMRYDLGREKFLEKTWEWKDEYADTIRAQWSKLGLGLDYSRERFTLDEGLSKAVQEVFVRLYEKGLIYRGEYIVNWDPAQKTAVSDIEVIYQEVEGAFYHMKYPLADGSGHIEIATTRPETMLGDTAVAVNPKDERYAHLVGKTIMLPVMNREIPIVADDYVDMEFGTGCVKITPAHDPNDFEIGNRHELPRILVMDEGGKMNENAGKYEGLDRFECRKQLVKDLEADGTLVKIEPHTHSVGHSERSGAVIEPYLSKQWFVDMEPLAKAALEAQGHDDTKVNFVPERFEGTYLRWMENIRDWCISRQLWWGHRIPAWYHNETGEVYVGKEAPADSENWHQDEDVLDTWFSSALWPFSTMGWPDTDSADFKRYFPTSALVTGYDIIFFWVSRMIFQSLEFTGKQPFNDVLIHGLIRDSEGRKMSKSLGNGVDPMEVIDQYGADSLRWFLLTGSTPGNDLRFYWEKIESTWNFANKIWNASRFALMNMDGMKYEDIDLSGEKTLADKWILTRLNDTIDQVTRLVDKYEFGEAGRYLYNFIWEEFCNWYIEMAKLTLYGEDEAAKATTRSVLAYTLDSIMRLMHPFMPFLTEEIWQHLPHEGDSIVRASYPTRRDELHFADSVPAFEAVMNVIRSVRNIRSEVNAPMSKPIQLFIATSDDTTQGYLSENEATIGKFTNATELEIGRGLAAPDKSMSAIMTGAELFIPLADLINFEEEIARLEKEVAKYEKEVERVQKKLGNPGFTGKAPAHVIDEEKAKEKDYLDKRDAVRARLEELRK
- the hemL gene encoding glutamate-1-semialdehyde 2,1-aminomutase; the protein is MTYKQTRSEAAFEQARPLMPGGVNSPVRAYKSVGMTPIFAERGEGSRVYDIDGNEYIDYVLSWGPLILGHRDPVVTKAIQEQAEKGWTFGTPTELETKMAELVIERVPSIEMVRMVNSGTEATMAALRLARGYTGKTKILKFEGCYHGHGDSLLIKAGSGVATLGLPDSPGVPKDLASQTLTVPYNDLDALRVAFEKFGDDIAGVIVEPAAGNMGFVPPQPGFLEGLREITEQYGALLIFDEVMTGFRVGYNCAQGYFGVTPDLTCLGKVIGGGLPVGAYGGKREIMEKIAPQGPIYQAGTLSGNPLAMIAGYTTLSQLKPEHYAEFERKADRLAEGYTKAAEKYNIPHDTNRAGSMFGFFFTNEKVTNFEKAKTANLDLFRAYYQKMAARGVFLPPSQFEGLFLSTVHTDEDIDLTLAAVDATFKELQQEFSL
- the hemB gene encoding porphobilinogen synthase; its protein translation is MNQFDRHRRLRSSKSMRALVRENHVRKEDLIYPLFIIEGTDIKREVSSMPGVFNFSLDRLEDEIKEIVDLGIQSVLLFGVPEHKDPEGTEAYHDHGIVQEAIRKVKEWAPQLTVIADTCLCEYTSTGHCGIVKNGDVDNDASLPLHVQTAITQAQAGADIIAPSSMMDGFVAAIREGLDQNGFNHIPIMSYGVKYASAYYGPFRDAAQSAPGEGDRKGYQMDPANRREAFRESQSDVEQGADFMIVKPALAFMDIIRDMRDSLDMPIVAYNVSGEYAMVKAAALNDWVDEQRIVMETMVGFKRAGADLIVTYFAKDVCRYLEGDYA